The following are from one region of the Carnobacterium gallinarum DSM 4847 genome:
- a CDS encoding M20 family metallopeptidase — MKITNELHEESIQALHRLINCPSFNTSDGLTNPPFGEGIQLCLEEALAICEELGMTTYLDPAGFYGYGDYGSGADLIGVLCHLDVVPAGDLALWKSDPFHAVTKDGIIYGRGSQDDKGPTIASLYAFKAVVDAGYTFNKRIRFVFGTDEETLWRCMAAYNQKEEAPTMGFVPDGTFPLVYAEKGLLQVVLKGAGSSELALVCGDAFNVVPGKADYQGDKAEAVQAQLAKKAIQSDLQGNMVTVTGKAVHTSLANTGMNAINLLAQGLVTEYSHSVLDFLTEKVGNEANGASIFGEIKDEVSGELTFNVGLVEINPAFSEIKIDMRVPVTIDKEILATKLAEVASDYQLEYHEFDYVPSLYVPKDTALIETLLSVYREATGDLTEPIVSGGATFARTMKNMVAFGAHFPDSIGLAHQVNEGLVLSELYKATEIYAETIKTLCCDK, encoded by the coding sequence ATGAAAATAACAAATGAATTACATGAAGAGAGTATTCAAGCATTGCATCGATTGATTAATTGTCCTTCTTTTAATACATCTGATGGACTGACTAACCCGCCTTTTGGAGAGGGAATTCAGTTATGTTTGGAAGAAGCCTTGGCAATTTGTGAAGAATTAGGGATGACAACGTATCTTGATCCAGCTGGTTTTTATGGCTATGGGGATTATGGATCAGGAGCTGATTTAATTGGTGTATTGTGTCATTTAGATGTTGTTCCAGCAGGAGATTTAGCTTTATGGAAGTCTGATCCATTCCATGCTGTCACTAAAGATGGGATCATTTATGGTCGTGGTTCACAGGATGATAAGGGTCCAACAATCGCATCTTTATATGCCTTTAAAGCAGTCGTTGATGCAGGATACACATTTAATAAGCGGATTCGTTTTGTTTTTGGAACAGATGAAGAAACGCTTTGGCGTTGTATGGCAGCCTATAATCAAAAGGAAGAAGCACCAACAATGGGCTTTGTTCCAGATGGCACATTTCCGTTAGTTTATGCTGAAAAAGGACTTTTGCAAGTAGTGTTAAAAGGCGCTGGAAGTTCAGAATTAGCGCTAGTTTGTGGCGATGCCTTTAATGTAGTTCCAGGAAAAGCAGATTATCAAGGGGATAAAGCTGAAGCGGTTCAAGCTCAATTAGCGAAGAAAGCTATCCAGTCTGATTTACAAGGAAATATGGTGACAGTTACTGGAAAAGCAGTTCATACTAGCTTGGCCAATACGGGAATGAATGCGATTAATTTACTGGCTCAAGGTTTAGTAACAGAATATTCTCATTCAGTACTTGATTTCTTAACAGAAAAAGTTGGAAATGAAGCCAATGGAGCAAGTATTTTCGGAGAAATTAAAGATGAAGTTAGTGGTGAGTTAACATTCAATGTTGGTTTAGTTGAAATCAATCCAGCATTTTCTGAGATTAAAATTGATATGCGTGTTCCTGTTACAATAGATAAAGAGATACTAGCAACCAAATTAGCTGAGGTTGCTAGTGACTATCAACTTGAGTATCATGAGTTTGACTATGTGCCTTCATTATATGTTCCCAAAGATACCGCACTGATTGAAACCTTATTGTCGGTTTATCGTGAAGCGACAGGTGATTTAACTGAACCCATTGTTTCAGGTGGGGCTACATTTGCTCGGACCATGAAAAATATGGTAGCCTTTGGTGCCCATTTTCCGGATTCTATTGGCCTAGCTCATCAAGTTAACGAAGGATTGGTTTTAAGTGAGCTTTATAAGGCTACAGAAATTTATGCAGAAACAATCAAAACACTATGCTGTGATAAATAA
- a CDS encoding peptide ABC transporter substrate-binding protein — protein MKKLVKVAFLSILSLAVLTACGGANSAESSSSSSENKGHGKNEQVLNLSIAAELPTVDPALVQDGISFTALNQVMEGLYRLDKKGNPIPALADGEATVSSDGLTYTFKLKPDLVWSNKAELTAADFEYGWKRVVNPKTAANYAFVMKDIKNAQAIMDGTATVDTLGIKAIDKLTLEVTLEKPVENFLASITRGTFFPQNEAFVTKEGEKFGTNSERAIYNGPFVLTDWDGTGLSWNYEKNPNYWDEKNVALTKVTNQVIKETSTGINLYQDDTIDLVRLTGEYAKQFIDDPEFKAPTEARSVYLELDHVNHPALKNEKLREAIALTINRKDLVTEIIANGSTALGGLVTKDLAKNSETGEDFRKASGSYLDYDLKKAKTLWSEAKKELGIEKTEIELVTDDDETSKKVSQFIQSSIEEELDGVKIKIKNVPFKNRIELGDTGQFGLLLSGWGADANDPDAFLNLFLSGSVFNGGKYTNAKYDALIQAATGTDSGDPAKKWQNDLAAEKILMDDVGIIPLYQKADSILVKSHVKDYIQYQIGSPNLKYVSLTGE, from the coding sequence ATGAAAAAATTAGTTAAAGTTGCATTTTTATCCATTTTAAGTTTGGCGGTACTCACTGCTTGTGGAGGAGCAAATAGTGCGGAAAGTAGCAGTTCTAGTTCAGAGAATAAAGGACACGGAAAAAATGAACAAGTACTTAATTTAAGTATTGCAGCAGAATTACCAACAGTCGATCCAGCATTGGTTCAAGATGGTATCAGTTTTACAGCCTTGAATCAAGTTATGGAAGGCTTGTATCGCTTAGATAAAAAAGGCAATCCAATTCCTGCGTTAGCAGATGGCGAAGCAACTGTTAGTTCAGATGGATTAACGTATACCTTTAAATTGAAACCAGATTTAGTTTGGTCCAATAAAGCCGAATTAACAGCAGCGGATTTTGAATACGGTTGGAAACGGGTAGTCAATCCTAAAACAGCAGCAAATTATGCTTTTGTTATGAAAGATATTAAAAATGCTCAAGCGATTATGGATGGTACTGCAACAGTGGATACATTAGGAATTAAAGCAATCGACAAATTAACTTTAGAGGTGACACTAGAAAAACCAGTTGAGAATTTCTTAGCAAGTATCACTCGTGGAACTTTCTTTCCACAAAATGAAGCTTTCGTTACAAAAGAAGGCGAAAAATTTGGGACTAATAGTGAACGTGCCATTTATAATGGACCATTTGTTTTAACAGATTGGGATGGTACTGGACTTTCATGGAATTATGAAAAGAATCCCAATTATTGGGATGAAAAAAATGTAGCTTTAACAAAAGTTACAAACCAAGTAATCAAAGAAACATCGACGGGGATTAATTTATATCAAGACGATACAATTGATTTAGTTCGTTTGACTGGGGAATATGCGAAGCAATTTATTGATGATCCTGAATTTAAAGCACCAACAGAAGCAAGATCCGTTTATTTAGAATTAGACCATGTAAATCACCCAGCTTTGAAAAACGAGAAATTAAGAGAAGCAATTGCTTTGACGATTAACCGGAAGGACTTGGTTACAGAAATTATTGCCAATGGTTCAACTGCTTTAGGTGGTTTAGTCACAAAAGATTTAGCTAAAAATAGTGAAACAGGTGAAGATTTCCGTAAAGCTTCAGGTTCTTATTTAGACTATGATTTGAAAAAAGCGAAAACGTTATGGTCTGAAGCGAAGAAAGAATTGGGTATTGAGAAAACAGAAATTGAATTAGTTACTGATGACGATGAAACGAGTAAAAAAGTTAGCCAATTTATCCAAAGCTCGATCGAAGAGGAGCTAGATGGCGTAAAAATTAAAATCAAAAATGTTCCATTTAAAAATCGGATTGAACTAGGCGATACAGGTCAATTTGGTTTGCTGCTATCCGGTTGGGGTGCTGATGCAAATGATCCAGATGCCTTTTTAAATTTATTCTTATCAGGTTCAGTTTTCAACGGTGGAAAGTATACTAACGCTAAATATGATGCACTGATTCAAGCGGCAACAGGAACAGACAGTGGAGATCCAGCTAAGAAATGGCAAAATGATTTAGCAGCTGAAAAAATCTTGATGGATGACGTTGGAATCATACCTTTATATCAAAAAGCTGACTCAATCTTGGTGAAAAGTCATGTAAAAGATTACATTCAATATCAGATCGGTTCACCGAATTTAAAATATGTATCATTAACAGGTGAATAA
- a CDS encoding GNAT family N-acetyltransferase, whose protein sequence is MEIHLIANQELSNQQMNHIKDFIYKMKTKSQLFFKLDPDFLDRANTNMQHILVEEKGSIKGYLSLSCYDDEEMEIASVFEEDEFMFEKMVQLAIETAQQQSLKRILFIADQTDIFLIKCLEKLNLASIFSEYRMNFVGELLGALPLGEEHQLALTTATVEDRQLMGMVKETFSNELTDNSLERIQLAKLDNQLIATFRLNEDEESIGIYGFVVDPQWRGKGFGKRVLYMIIQEIKVQSQTQTKKIYLEVECDNQIAFNLYQSIGFKIEATIDYFKLELPKND, encoded by the coding sequence TTGGAAATCCACTTAATTGCGAATCAAGAATTAAGCAATCAACAAATGAACCATATTAAAGATTTTATTTATAAAATGAAGACAAAGAGTCAGCTCTTTTTTAAGCTTGATCCAGACTTTTTAGATAGAGCCAATACAAATATGCAACATATTCTAGTAGAAGAAAAGGGTTCGATAAAAGGATATCTGTCGCTTAGTTGCTATGATGATGAGGAAATGGAAATCGCTTCTGTTTTTGAAGAAGATGAATTCATGTTTGAAAAAATGGTCCAACTAGCAATTGAAACAGCACAGCAACAATCTTTAAAAAGAATCTTATTTATTGCCGATCAAACAGATATATTCCTAATAAAATGTTTAGAGAAGTTGAATCTAGCCAGCATATTCAGTGAATATCGAATGAATTTTGTTGGAGAGCTGCTAGGAGCATTGCCACTAGGGGAAGAACATCAACTAGCATTAACAACTGCGACTGTGGAAGACCGTCAACTTATGGGAATGGTTAAAGAAACATTTTCAAATGAACTAACAGACAATTCACTTGAAAGAATTCAATTAGCCAAATTAGATAATCAACTCATTGCGACTTTCAGGTTGAATGAAGATGAAGAGAGTATCGGGATTTATGGATTTGTGGTAGACCCACAATGGCGTGGAAAAGGCTTTGGAAAAAGGGTTTTGTATATGATTATCCAAGAAATCAAAGTGCAATCACAAACACAGACTAAAAAGATCTATTTAGAAGTAGAATGTGACAATCAAATTGCTTTTAATTTATATCAATCAATTGGTTTTAAAATAGAAGCGACAATTGATTACTTTAAACTAGAACTTCCAAAAAATGATTAA
- a CDS encoding NusG domain II-containing protein: MPIKSIRKQLGLVRPYDIVLVILLMVFSFVPLSIFTWQQSQVSADSGVVAVISIDGKEVRRINLSDKDNAETFTLYPKKGQYNIIEVKDSKIRVKEDNSPDQIAVKTGWISKPGQTSVCLPHKLIIAIESSDPPVEDDDYDTITPM, from the coding sequence GTGCCTATCAAATCAATAAGAAAACAATTGGGACTCGTTCGCCCATATGATATAGTATTAGTTATTCTGCTGATGGTGTTCTCGTTTGTACCACTATCTATTTTTACGTGGCAGCAGAGTCAAGTGTCGGCTGATAGTGGAGTAGTAGCAGTGATTTCAATCGATGGAAAAGAAGTCAGGCGCATTAATTTGTCCGATAAAGACAATGCAGAAACGTTTACGCTCTACCCTAAAAAAGGGCAATATAATATTATTGAAGTTAAAGATTCAAAGATTCGAGTCAAAGAAGACAATAGTCCAGACCAGATTGCTGTAAAAACAGGTTGGATTAGTAAACCAGGACAAACCAGTGTTTGTTTGCCACATAAATTAATTATTGCGATAGAATCGTCTGATCCACCAGTTGAAGATGATGACTATGATACAATTACACCAATGTAA
- a CDS encoding ribose-phosphate diphosphokinase, which produces MSEHYFDPKLKIFALNSNRPLAEKIAKEVGVELGKLSVDQFSDGEIRINIEESIRGDHVYIVQSTSSPVNDNLMELLIMIDALKRASAKTINLVIPYYGYARQDRKARSREPITAKLVANMITAAGADRILTLDLHASQIQGFFDLPVDHLMGAPLLANYFLNHDIANEDVVVVSPDHGGVTRARKLAEFLKAPIAIIDKRRPKANVAEVMNIIGNVEGKKCILIDDMIDTAGTITLAAGALEAAGATEVYACCTHPVLSGPALQRIQDSAIKQLIVTDSIYLPDDRKCEKIVEISVGVLMGDAIKRIHENKSVSPLFEKKFKRD; this is translated from the coding sequence ATGTCAGAACATTATTTTGATCCAAAGCTAAAGATTTTTGCGTTAAACTCAAACAGACCCTTAGCCGAAAAAATTGCTAAAGAAGTAGGAGTAGAATTAGGAAAATTATCTGTGGATCAATTCAGCGATGGAGAAATTCGAATTAACATTGAAGAAAGTATTCGAGGGGACCATGTTTATATTGTTCAATCAACTTCTAGTCCTGTAAATGATAACTTGATGGAGTTATTAATTATGATTGATGCTTTAAAACGTGCTAGTGCAAAAACGATTAACTTAGTTATTCCGTACTATGGATACGCTAGACAAGATCGTAAAGCTCGTTCAAGAGAACCAATTACTGCTAAATTAGTCGCTAACATGATTACTGCAGCAGGTGCAGACCGTATCTTGACATTAGACCTACACGCTTCACAAATCCAAGGATTCTTTGATTTACCAGTAGATCATTTAATGGGTGCACCATTATTAGCGAACTATTTCTTAAATCATGATATCGCTAATGAAGACGTAGTCGTTGTTTCACCAGACCATGGTGGGGTAACTCGTGCGCGTAAACTAGCAGAATTCTTAAAAGCGCCAATTGCGATTATCGACAAACGTCGTCCTAAAGCAAATGTAGCTGAAGTAATGAATATTATTGGGAATGTTGAAGGCAAAAAATGTATCTTAATCGATGACATGATCGATACAGCAGGTACAATTACATTAGCAGCAGGCGCTCTAGAAGCAGCAGGTGCTACTGAAGTTTATGCTTGTTGTACACATCCAGTTTTATCAGGCCCAGCATTGCAACGTATTCAAGATTCAGCAATCAAACAATTAATCGTAACCGATTCAATCTACTTACCTGATGATCGTAAATGTGAAAAAATTGTTGAGATTAGCGTAGGTGTTTTAATGGGAGACGCAATCAAACGTATCCATGAAAACAAATCAGTTAGTCCATTATTTGAAAAAAAATTCAAAAGAGATTAA
- the glmU gene encoding bifunctional UDP-N-acetylglucosamine diphosphorylase/glucosamine-1-phosphate N-acetyltransferase GlmU gives MTQRYAIILAAGQGSRMKSKLYKVLHPVAGKPMVEHVVGQVEEAGSDRIVTIVGFGAEKVKEHLGTRSEYALQEEQLGTGHAVLQAEALLKDKEGITLVICGDTPLLTSETLNDLFDYHQEKGAKATILTAVAEDPTGYGRVLRDDLGIVTRIVEQKDATSEEARVQEINTGTYCFDNKMLFDALTKVGTANAQGEYYLPDVIEILKSEGQIVAAYRMKNLDEALGVNDRIALAEAGRTMRKRINRKHMQNGVTLIDPSNTYIDVDVQIGSDTVIEAGVLIKGQTIIGEDCFIGANSEISDSKLGDRIRVTSSNVEQSVMANDSNIGPYSHLRPNSEIGERVHIGNFVEVKNATLAEDTKVGHLTYVGDADLGKNINVGCGTIFVNYDGKNKHRATVGDNVFVGCNANLIAPVTIESNSYIAAGSTITDDVPTGNLAIARARQENKADYYDRLPH, from the coding sequence ATGACACAACGTTATGCGATTATCTTGGCTGCTGGTCAAGGTTCACGAATGAAGTCAAAATTATATAAAGTCTTACATCCTGTAGCAGGCAAACCAATGGTAGAACATGTCGTTGGACAAGTTGAAGAAGCAGGATCAGATCGAATTGTCACAATTGTTGGATTTGGTGCTGAGAAGGTCAAAGAACATCTAGGTACTCGTTCAGAATATGCACTGCAAGAAGAACAGTTAGGAACTGGTCATGCTGTGTTGCAAGCAGAAGCTTTATTAAAAGATAAAGAAGGAATTACACTAGTAATCTGTGGTGATACGCCGCTACTAACATCAGAAACGCTAAATGATTTATTCGACTACCATCAAGAAAAAGGTGCAAAAGCAACTATTTTAACAGCTGTTGCCGAAGATCCAACTGGTTATGGTCGTGTTTTGCGTGATGATTTAGGAATTGTTACAAGAATTGTTGAACAAAAAGATGCAACTTCTGAAGAAGCTCGAGTGCAAGAAATCAATACAGGAACCTACTGTTTTGACAATAAAATGTTATTTGATGCGTTAACTAAAGTTGGTACAGCCAATGCACAGGGCGAATACTACTTGCCAGACGTGATTGAAATTCTAAAATCAGAAGGTCAAATAGTAGCTGCATATCGTATGAAAAATCTTGATGAAGCGCTAGGCGTTAACGATCGTATTGCTTTAGCAGAAGCCGGTCGCACTATGCGTAAACGTATCAATCGTAAGCATATGCAAAATGGTGTCACCTTAATTGATCCAAGCAACACCTATATTGATGTTGATGTTCAAATTGGTAGTGATACAGTAATTGAAGCAGGTGTTTTAATTAAAGGCCAAACAATTATCGGAGAAGATTGCTTTATTGGAGCTAATTCTGAAATCTCTGATAGCAAGTTAGGCGATCGAATTAGAGTGACTAGTTCAAATGTTGAACAATCAGTTATGGCAAATGATAGCAATATCGGACCCTATAGTCATTTACGTCCAAACAGTGAAATCGGTGAACGTGTTCATATTGGTAATTTTGTTGAGGTTAAAAATGCAACGCTTGCCGAAGATACAAAAGTTGGTCATTTAACCTATGTTGGTGACGCTGATTTAGGCAAAAATATCAATGTTGGTTGTGGCACAATTTTTGTGAATTACGATGGCAAAAATAAACATCGCGCAACTGTTGGCGATAATGTTTTTGTTGGGTGTAATGCAAATTTAATTGCCCCAGTTACGATTGAAAGCAACAGCTATATTGCTGCTGGTTCAACAATTACGGACGATGTTCCAACAGGAAACTTAGCCATTGCCCGAGCTCGCCAAGAGAACAAAGCAGATTACTACGATCGGTTGCCACATTAA
- a CDS encoding Gfo/Idh/MocA family oxidoreductase has product MLTIAYIANGKSTNRYHLPFSTKLKDKIKVKTIYSRSDKHAWDKIEGVHYTTDIDDIFNDPEIQLVVVTTPSSSHYNYGKMILEHGKNALIEKPFTETSTEAKELFALAKEKNLLVQCYQNRRYDSDFLTVQKVIESGVLGELLEVEMHYDYFRPEVPENTASYSKESSYLYGHGCHTIDQVLSYFGNPETIHYDVRQLLGAGRMNDYFDLDFYYDKLKVSVKSSYFRLKERPSFVIYGKKGSFVKQTKDRQEEHLKLFYMPENPDFGIDLPEHYGVLTYVDESGTYHEEKVVSEIGDYSRVYDGLYETIMNGKAKIVKDEETIRQLEILEEGSQSLSI; this is encoded by the coding sequence ATGTTAACAATTGCATATATCGCCAATGGAAAGAGTACGAACCGCTATCACTTGCCTTTTTCTACAAAATTAAAAGATAAAATTAAAGTCAAAACGATTTATTCTCGTAGCGATAAACACGCATGGGATAAGATTGAAGGGGTTCATTATACAACAGATATTGATGATATTTTTAATGATCCAGAAATTCAATTAGTCGTCGTGACAACTCCAAGTTCTTCCCACTATAACTATGGAAAAATGATTTTAGAGCATGGTAAGAATGCCTTAATTGAAAAACCATTTACTGAAACTTCTACTGAAGCAAAAGAATTATTTGCATTAGCCAAAGAAAAGAACTTGTTGGTTCAATGTTATCAAAATCGACGCTATGATTCGGATTTTCTAACGGTGCAAAAGGTCATTGAAAGTGGTGTGTTAGGCGAACTATTAGAAGTCGAGATGCACTATGATTACTTTAGACCAGAAGTACCTGAAAATACTGCAAGCTATTCAAAAGAAAGCAGTTATTTATATGGTCATGGATGTCATACAATCGATCAAGTCTTATCTTATTTTGGGAATCCAGAAACAATTCATTATGATGTACGTCAATTGCTTGGTGCAGGACGAATGAATGATTACTTTGATTTAGATTTTTATTATGATAAGTTAAAAGTTTCAGTTAAATCTAGCTACTTCCGCTTAAAAGAGCGTCCTAGCTTTGTTATTTATGGCAAGAAAGGTAGCTTTGTCAAACAAACAAAAGATCGTCAAGAAGAGCATTTGAAACTATTTTATATGCCTGAAAATCCTGACTTTGGAATTGACTTGCCAGAGCATTATGGCGTATTAACTTATGTAGATGAATCTGGAACGTATCATGAGGAAAAAGTAGTATCTGAAATTGGCGATTATAGTCGAGTATATGATGGTTTATATGAAACCATTATGAATGGCAAAGCCAAAATTGTTAAAGATGAAGAAACGATTCGTCAATTAGAAATACTAGAAGAAGGCAGTCAATCATTGAGTATTTAA
- a CDS encoding recombinase family protein encodes MNYNYGYVRENTCSQELNRQLDMLEKYHCNEFLTEKISGTKSSCLALNKLKDVVCEEDTVIVESWSRLERNTRDFMDFFSKNRL; translated from the coding sequence ATGAATTACAATTATGGTTATGTACGAGAGAATACTTGTTCACAAGAACTAAATAGACAGCTTGATATGTTAGAAAAGTATCACTGCAATGAATTTTTAACTGAGAAAATTTCTGGAACAAAATCCAGTTGCCTAGCGTTGAATAAGTTAAAAGACGTAGTTTGTGAAGAGGATACGGTAATTGTTGAAAGCTGGAGTAGGCTTGAACGTAACACTAGGGATTTCATGGATTTCTTTTCTAAAAACAGGTTATAG
- a CDS encoding ECF transporter S component — MWKVKQNLWGLLFFLIVMLTLSVAISDKYYLLVSFLFLIATMVPLYHRFEKKKIRSREIVFIAVLGAIAATSRVPFAMIPSVQPTTFVIIVSAMVLGSESGFVVGATAALVSNMFLGQGPWTPWQMFCWGMVGFTAGLLKDSSILKEMWSRLVFGFVWGFLFGWIMNLWYVVAYIQPLNWIAFVQAYAASFYFDLAHALSNVFFLWLFSPSWLKIIRRFQKKYGLVDLEGK, encoded by the coding sequence ATGTGGAAAGTTAAACAGAATTTATGGGGATTGCTATTTTTTCTGATTGTCATGTTAACTTTGTCTGTAGCTATCAGTGATAAATATTATTTACTAGTCAGCTTTTTATTCTTAATCGCAACAATGGTGCCGTTATATCACCGTTTTGAAAAGAAAAAAATTCGTTCACGAGAGATTGTTTTTATTGCAGTACTTGGAGCGATAGCAGCGACAAGCCGGGTTCCGTTTGCAATGATTCCAAGCGTTCAGCCGACAACTTTTGTCATTATTGTATCGGCAATGGTACTGGGGAGTGAAAGTGGTTTCGTTGTTGGTGCTACGGCAGCACTAGTTTCAAATATGTTTCTTGGTCAAGGTCCATGGACGCCGTGGCAAATGTTTTGCTGGGGGATGGTTGGTTTTACAGCTGGTCTATTAAAAGATTCGTCAATCTTGAAAGAGATGTGGAGTCGTCTCGTGTTTGGATTTGTTTGGGGTTTCTTATTCGGTTGGATTATGAATCTATGGTATGTAGTGGCTTATATCCAGCCTTTGAATTGGATTGCATTTGTTCAAGCGTACGCTGCAAGTTTTTATTTTGATTTGGCCCATGCCCTCTCAAATGTGTTTTTCTTATGGCTATTCAGCCCCTCGTGGTTAAAAATTATCCGTCGTTTTCAAAAGAAGTACGGCTTGGTAGATTTAGAAGGAAAATGA
- a CDS encoding ABC transporter ATP-binding protein: MVALAEIKDLSFTYPEEKAAALVMNSLVIEEGDFLVLAGSSGSGKTTLLRHLKKELWPIGQRTGSLLYQDELYQNLSDSRSATEVGMVFQNPENQIVMDNVMSELAFSLENIGCPPKTIEKRIAELISFLGFQDLLQQSIHTLSGGQKQLVNLAAVLILQPKLLVLDEPTAQLDPIATRDFLGLLKRIHEELGITIVMSEHRLDEVIPLATRLVVMDQGKIIENSQPITAIKQLWQTASKRLFIPQIPRLFLEIQSEYLPFSVLAGQRQLPALRSDLSAEMKQKQEGEKEKKQDFLVAKAIAFQYEKNGHFILRELNFSAEKGEWIGIVGKNGTGKSTFLMIVAGLLNPRRGKVTFNGENLTKIALKRRYERIGYVSQNPAYHFAYDTVFDEFYQRSLQLNLSQPEQVANEMLKELEIEHVTRRHPLDCSGGEQQLVALGLALLSKPEILLLDEPTKGLDPVRKHHLSIVLTRLKEAGTTIVMATHDMEFAASYGTRAALLFDGKILSEGLVHDFFSDNFFYTTAINRLVRRELPRALTWEDVIPYVES; encoded by the coding sequence ATGGTGGCATTGGCAGAAATAAAGGATTTAAGCTTTACCTATCCGGAAGAAAAGGCAGCAGCCTTAGTTATGAATTCTTTAGTAATTGAAGAAGGTGATTTTTTAGTATTAGCTGGTTCTTCTGGAAGTGGAAAAACAACTTTGTTGCGTCATTTGAAAAAAGAATTATGGCCAATTGGTCAACGAACAGGTAGTTTACTTTACCAAGATGAGTTGTATCAGAATCTATCTGATAGTCGATCAGCAACGGAAGTCGGAATGGTTTTTCAAAACCCAGAAAATCAAATTGTGATGGATAATGTCATGAGTGAATTAGCCTTTTCATTAGAAAATATTGGTTGTCCTCCTAAAACGATTGAGAAAAGAATTGCAGAATTAATCAGTTTTCTAGGCTTTCAAGACTTATTACAGCAATCGATTCATACCCTTTCTGGCGGACAAAAACAGTTAGTAAATTTGGCAGCCGTCTTGATTCTTCAACCTAAACTATTAGTTTTAGATGAACCGACTGCACAACTTGATCCGATTGCTACACGAGATTTCTTAGGATTATTAAAAAGAATTCATGAAGAACTTGGTATAACTATTGTTATGAGCGAGCATCGACTAGACGAAGTGATCCCGCTAGCAACAAGATTAGTTGTGATGGATCAAGGAAAAATTATTGAAAATAGCCAGCCGATAACAGCGATTAAGCAATTATGGCAAACTGCTAGCAAGCGGTTATTTATTCCGCAAATTCCACGTTTATTCTTGGAAATTCAATCGGAGTATCTGCCTTTTTCGGTGCTAGCAGGTCAGCGGCAATTACCTGCCTTACGAAGTGATTTGTCAGCTGAAATGAAACAGAAACAAGAGGGGGAAAAAGAGAAGAAACAGGATTTTTTAGTAGCAAAAGCAATTGCTTTTCAATATGAGAAGAATGGGCACTTTATTTTAAGAGAACTGAATTTTTCTGCTGAAAAAGGTGAATGGATTGGGATTGTCGGGAAAAATGGAACAGGAAAATCAACTTTTTTAATGATAGTAGCAGGATTACTGAATCCTCGAAGAGGCAAGGTAACCTTTAATGGAGAGAACTTAACGAAAATTGCATTAAAAAGACGTTATGAACGAATTGGATATGTCTCTCAAAATCCCGCGTATCATTTTGCCTATGATACGGTTTTTGATGAATTTTATCAACGTAGTTTACAACTTAATTTAAGTCAGCCTGAACAAGTAGCAAACGAGATGCTAAAGGAGCTAGAGATAGAACACGTTACTAGAAGACATCCTTTAGATTGTAGTGGTGGCGAGCAGCAACTAGTCGCACTAGGTTTAGCCTTATTGTCAAAACCAGAGATTCTTTTATTGGATGAACCGACAAAAGGGTTAGATCCTGTTCGGAAACATCATTTGTCAATAGTGTTAACAAGGTTAAAAGAAGCAGGTACCACTATTGTCATGGCAACTCATGATATGGAATTTGCCGCTTCTTATGGCACGCGTGCAGCGCTGTTATTCGATGGGAAGATTCTTTCAGAGGGATTGGTTCATGATTTCTTTAGTGATAATTTCTTTTACACAACAGCGATTAATCGTTTAGTGCGTAGGGAACTGCCACGAGCTTTGACGTGGGAGGATGTGATTCCATATGTGGAAAGTTAA